In Serratia sp. FDAARGOS_506, a genomic segment contains:
- the birA gene encoding bifunctional biotin--[acetyl-CoA-carboxylase] ligase/biotin operon repressor BirA, producing MKDTKVPLKLIALLADGEFHSGEHLGESLGMSRAAINKHIQTIREWGLDVFTVPGKGYSLPGAIQLLEAERILSLLEDKRVSVLPVVDSTNQYLLDRIAELHSGDACVAEYQQAGRGRRGRQWISPFGANLYLSMFWRLEQGPAAAMGLSLVIGMVMAEVLQRLGAADVRVKWPNDLYLNDRKLAGILVELTGKTGDAAQLVIGAGINLAMRDTNASAITQGWINLQEAGIQIDRNELAATLLNELRQSLKQFEIDGLAPFIGRWRALDNFIDRPVKLLIGERQIVGIARGIDSQGALLLEQDGEIKPFIGGEISLRSAE from the coding sequence ATGAAAGATACCAAGGTGCCGCTAAAACTGATCGCATTGCTGGCCGATGGCGAATTCCATTCCGGGGAACACCTCGGTGAGTCACTCGGCATGAGCCGTGCTGCGATTAATAAGCATATTCAAACCATTCGCGAGTGGGGTCTGGATGTCTTTACCGTGCCTGGCAAAGGTTACAGCCTGCCTGGTGCCATCCAGTTGTTGGAAGCCGAGCGCATCCTCAGCCTGCTGGAAGACAAGCGTGTAAGCGTGTTGCCGGTGGTTGATTCCACCAACCAATACTTGCTGGACCGCATCGCCGAATTGCACTCCGGTGACGCCTGCGTCGCTGAATACCAACAGGCGGGGCGAGGGCGCCGAGGGCGGCAGTGGATCTCGCCATTCGGCGCTAATTTATACCTGTCGATGTTCTGGCGGTTAGAGCAAGGTCCGGCTGCGGCCATGGGGCTCAGCCTGGTGATTGGTATGGTGATGGCGGAAGTTCTGCAGCGTCTTGGGGCGGCGGACGTTCGCGTTAAGTGGCCTAACGATCTTTATCTGAACGATCGCAAACTGGCGGGGATCCTGGTCGAATTGACAGGAAAAACCGGCGATGCGGCTCAGCTTGTTATCGGTGCCGGCATCAACCTGGCGATGCGGGATACTAACGCCAGTGCCATTACCCAGGGTTGGATTAACCTGCAGGAAGCGGGAATTCAGATTGATCGCAATGAGCTGGCGGCAACCCTGCTCAATGAACTGCGTCAGTCGTTGAAACAGTTTGAGATAGATGGACTAGCGCCATTTATCGGTCGCTGGCGTGCCCTGGATAACTTCATCGACAGGCCGGTCAAGCTGCTGATTGGCGAACGGCAAATTGTGGGCATCGCCCGTGGTATCGACTCGCAGGGCGCACTGCTGCTGGAACAAGATGGGGAGATAAAACCCTTCATCGGTGGGGAAATATCGCTGCGCAGCGCGGAATAG
- the rplA gene encoding 50S ribosomal protein L1, translating to MAKLTKRMRVIRDKVDATKQYDITEAVALLKELATAKFVESVDVAVNLGIDARKSDQNVRGATVLPHGTGRSVRVAVFTQGANAEAAKAAGAELVGMDDLAEQIKKGEMNFDVVIASPDAMRVVGQLGQILGPRGLMPNPKVGTVTPNVAEAVKNAKAGQVRYRNDKNGIIHTTIGKVDFDADKLKENLEALLVALKKAKPSQAKGMYIKKVSLSTTMGAGVAIDQSGLSAAAN from the coding sequence ATGGCTAAGCTGACCAAGCGCATGCGCGTGATCCGTGACAAAGTTGATGCTACTAAACAGTATGACATCACTGAAGCTGTTGCTCTGCTGAAAGAGCTGGCCACCGCTAAATTCGTAGAAAGCGTTGACGTTGCCGTTAACCTCGGCATCGACGCTCGTAAATCTGACCAAAACGTTCGTGGCGCTACCGTTCTGCCACACGGCACCGGTCGTTCCGTTCGCGTTGCCGTATTTACCCAAGGCGCTAACGCTGAAGCAGCGAAAGCTGCCGGCGCAGAGCTGGTAGGTATGGACGATCTGGCTGAGCAGATCAAGAAAGGCGAAATGAACTTCGACGTTGTTATTGCTTCCCCGGATGCAATGCGCGTTGTAGGTCAACTGGGCCAGATCCTGGGTCCACGCGGCCTGATGCCAAACCCGAAAGTGGGTACCGTTACTCCGAACGTTGCTGAAGCCGTGAAAAACGCTAAAGCAGGTCAGGTTCGCTACCGTAACGACAAAAACGGCATCATCCATACCACTATCGGTAAGGTTGATTTCGACGCAGACAAACTGAAAGAAAACCTGGAAGCCCTGCTGGTTGCGCTGAAAAAAGCGAAACCTTCTCAGGCGAAAGGCATGTACATCAAGAAAGTTAGCCTCTCCACCACCATGGGTGCTGGTGTTGCTATCGATCAGAGCGGTCTGTCTGCTGCAGCGAACTAA
- the murB gene encoding UDP-N-acetylmuramate dehydrogenase, with amino-acid sequence MSTESASLKNHNTFALPVNAAHLIMADRIELMLKVWQQTRKRQEPLLILGEGSNVLFLEDFSGTIMVNQLKGIDVREDSDAWYLHVSSGENWHDLVQYTLQAGICGLENLALIPGLAGSAPIQNIGAYGVELKDVCEYVDLLDFSTGAIDRIPAAECGFGYRESIFKHRFQTGHVIVGLGLRLNKQWRPKLSYGDLTKLDPATVTPLQVFESVCAMRRSKLPDPRETGNAGSFFKNPLVNAEKAAGLIAKYPGMPHYPQQDGQVKLAAGWLIDQCELKGYRIGGAAVHRQQALVLVNIDNAHSQDVVALARHVRKTVADKFGVWLEPEVRFIGATGELNAVAVLS; translated from the coding sequence ATGTCTACTGAAAGCGCGTCTTTAAAAAACCACAATACGTTTGCGCTCCCGGTCAACGCAGCGCACCTGATCATGGCCGATAGAATTGAGCTGATGCTCAAGGTTTGGCAACAAACGCGCAAGCGTCAGGAACCGCTGCTGATTCTCGGTGAAGGTAGCAACGTGCTGTTCCTGGAAGATTTTTCGGGCACGATAATGGTGAATCAGCTAAAGGGTATCGACGTTCGGGAAGATAGCGATGCTTGGTATTTGCACGTCAGCTCCGGTGAGAATTGGCACGATCTGGTGCAATATACGCTGCAGGCCGGGATTTGCGGGCTGGAGAACCTGGCGCTAATTCCAGGATTGGCCGGCTCCGCGCCTATCCAGAACATTGGCGCCTACGGCGTCGAATTGAAAGACGTCTGCGAGTATGTCGACCTGTTGGACTTCTCTACCGGCGCCATCGATCGCATTCCGGCTGCCGAGTGTGGTTTCGGCTATCGGGAAAGTATTTTCAAACACCGTTTCCAAACCGGACATGTCATTGTCGGGCTGGGTCTGCGTCTCAATAAACAGTGGCGCCCTAAATTGAGCTACGGCGATCTGACCAAGCTGGATCCCGCCACGGTGACGCCGCTTCAGGTATTTGAATCCGTATGCGCCATGCGCCGCAGCAAGCTGCCCGATCCGCGTGAAACCGGCAATGCCGGCAGCTTCTTCAAGAATCCGCTGGTGAACGCAGAGAAAGCCGCAGGACTCATCGCCAAATATCCCGGCATGCCGCATTATCCACAGCAGGATGGCCAGGTGAAGCTGGCCGCCGGCTGGCTTATCGATCAATGCGAATTGAAAGGATATCGTATCGGTGGTGCAGCGGTACACCGCCAGCAGGCGCTGGTGCTGGTGAACATCGACAACGCCCACAGCCAAGATGTGGTAGCGCTGGCGCGCCACGTACGCAAGACGGTGGCCGATAAATTCGGCGTCTGGCTGGAGCCTGAGGTGCGTTTTATTGGCGCGACCGGTGAGCTGAATGCCGTGGCGGTGCTGTCATGA
- the rplK gene encoding 50S ribosomal protein L11, whose amino-acid sequence MAKKVQAYVKLQVAAGMANPSPPVGPALGQQGVNIMEFCKAFNAKTDSVEKGLPIPVVITVYSDRSFTFVTKTPPAAVLLKKAAGIKSGSGKPNKDKVGKVTRAQVREIAETKAADMTGSDVEAMTRSIEGTARSMGLVVED is encoded by the coding sequence ATGGCTAAGAAAGTACAAGCCTACGTCAAGCTGCAAGTTGCAGCTGGTATGGCGAACCCGAGCCCACCAGTGGGTCCAGCCCTGGGTCAGCAGGGCGTTAACATCATGGAATTCTGTAAGGCATTCAACGCTAAGACTGACAGCGTTGAAAAAGGTCTGCCGATTCCGGTTGTTATCACCGTTTATTCTGATCGCTCCTTCACTTTCGTTACCAAAACTCCGCCAGCAGCAGTTCTGCTGAAAAAAGCGGCTGGTATCAAGTCTGGTTCCGGTAAGCCGAACAAAGACAAAGTAGGTAAAGTGACCCGTGCTCAGGTACGTGAAATCGCAGAAACCAAAGCTGCGGACATGACTGGTTCTGACGTTGAAGCGATGACTCGCTCCATCGAAGGTACCGCTCGTTCCATGGGCCTGGTAGTGGAGGATTAA
- the coaA gene encoding type I pantothenate kinase, whose amino-acid sequence MIKRDQSLATPYLQFDRTQWAALRDSVPLTLSEEEIVKLKGINEDLSLEEVAQIYLPLSRLLNFYISSNLRRQAVLEQFLGTDGQKIPYVIGIAGSVAVGKSTTARLLQALLSRWPEHRSVELITTDGFLHPNKVLNERGLMKKKGFPQSYDMHSLVKFVSEVKSGAKRVTAPVYSHLIYDVVPEGNKVIEQPDILILEGLNVLQSGMDYPHDPHRVFVSDFVDFSIYVDAPETLLQSWYINRFLKFRQGAFSNPDSYFHNYSKLPEPEAINIATQLWNEINGLNLQQNILPTRERASLIMTKSANHAVESVRLRK is encoded by the coding sequence ATGATAAAAAGAGATCAATCTTTAGCAACGCCCTACCTACAGTTCGATCGTACCCAATGGGCTGCGTTGAGAGATTCGGTGCCGCTGACGTTGTCGGAAGAAGAGATCGTTAAACTGAAAGGGATTAACGAAGATCTCTCGTTGGAAGAAGTTGCGCAGATTTATCTGCCGCTGTCACGACTGCTGAACTTCTATATCAGCTCCAACCTGCGTCGGCAGGCGGTACTGGAGCAATTTCTCGGTACTGACGGGCAGAAAATTCCCTATGTCATCGGCATCGCCGGCAGCGTAGCTGTCGGAAAGAGCACAACAGCGCGCTTGTTGCAGGCGCTGCTGAGCCGCTGGCCGGAACACCGCAGCGTTGAGCTGATCACGACCGACGGTTTCTTGCATCCTAATAAGGTGCTGAACGAACGCGGCCTGATGAAGAAAAAAGGCTTTCCGCAGTCTTACGATATGCATAGCCTGGTGAAATTCGTGTCGGAAGTAAAATCCGGCGCCAAACGCGTCACCGCCCCGGTTTATTCTCATTTGATCTATGATGTTGTGCCCGAAGGCAATAAAGTCATAGAGCAGCCGGATATTCTGATCCTGGAAGGGCTTAACGTATTGCAAAGCGGCATGGATTATCCTCACGATCCGCATCGCGTATTCGTTTCCGATTTTGTCGACTTCTCTATATATGTCGATGCCCCGGAAACGCTATTGCAAAGTTGGTATATCAATCGCTTCCTGAAATTCCGTCAGGGCGCATTTTCCAATCCCGACTCTTATTTCCATAACTATTCAAAATTGCCGGAACCGGAAGCGATTAATATCGCTACACAATTATGGAATGAAATTAACGGGTTGAATCTACAGCAGAATATACTGCCTACACGCGAACGTGCCAGCCTGATCATGACCAAAAGTGCTAACCACGCCGTTGAAAGCGTGCGTTTAAGAAAGTAG
- a CDS encoding GNAT family N-acetyltransferase produces the protein MKIVSINAATLPIYRDELARLLTDAVTHGASVGYDTLIPHEDAESYFHSLRPALAKGELLLWIARDERGVVGTVQLELCQKPNGRNRAEIVKLLVHSRARRNGVGQTLMKALEHAALQQQRGLLYLDTQAGSAAEALYRSLGYRCLGELPDYAAGPDGHYHPTVIYYKRLFTVNQPSRAIAS, from the coding sequence ATGAAAATAGTGTCTATCAACGCCGCTACTCTGCCGATTTACCGCGATGAATTGGCTCGCCTGTTGACCGATGCCGTCACGCACGGCGCTTCTGTCGGTTACGATACCTTAATCCCTCACGAAGACGCCGAAAGCTACTTTCACAGTCTGCGACCAGCCTTGGCCAAAGGTGAACTGTTGCTGTGGATTGCCCGTGACGAGCGCGGTGTCGTTGGCACCGTGCAACTCGAGCTCTGCCAGAAGCCGAACGGCCGTAATCGTGCGGAGATAGTGAAGCTGCTGGTGCATAGCCGCGCTCGCCGGAACGGCGTAGGCCAAACGCTGATGAAGGCGCTGGAGCACGCGGCACTGCAACAACAGCGCGGGCTATTGTACCTGGATACCCAGGCCGGCTCGGCGGCAGAAGCGCTTTATCGCAGCCTGGGCTATCGCTGTTTGGGCGAACTACCGGATTATGCGGCGGGGCCCGATGGCCATTACCATCCGACCGTTATTTATTACAAACGCCTGTTCACCGTGAACCAACCTTCACGCGCCATCGCCAGCTAG
- the tuf gene encoding elongation factor Tu, producing MSKEKFERTKPHVNVGTIGHVDHGKTTLTAAITTVLAKTYGGSARAFDQIDNAPEEKARGITINTSHVEYDTPTRHYAHVDCPGHADYVKNMITGAAQMDGAILVVAATDGPMPQTREHILLGRQVGVPFIIVFMNKCDMVDDEELLELVEMEVRELLSAYDFPGDDLPVIRGSALKALEGEAEWEAKIIELAEALDSYIPEPERAIDKPFLLPIEDVFSISGRGTVVTGRVERGIIKVGEEVEIVGIKDTVKSTCTGVEMFRKLLDEGRAGENVGVLLRGIKREEIERGQVLAKPGSIKPHTQFESEVYILSKDEGGRHTPFFKGYRPQFYFRTTDVTGTIELPEGVEMVMPGDNVNMKVTLIHPIAMDDGLRFAIREGGRTVGAGVVAKVIA from the coding sequence ATGTCTAAAGAAAAGTTTGAACGTACAAAACCGCACGTTAACGTCGGTACTATCGGCCACGTTGACCACGGTAAAACTACCCTGACTGCAGCGATCACTACCGTACTGGCTAAAACCTACGGCGGTTCTGCACGTGCTTTCGACCAGATCGATAACGCGCCAGAAGAAAAAGCTCGTGGTATCACCATCAACACCTCTCACGTTGAGTATGACACCCCGACTCGTCACTACGCGCACGTTGACTGCCCAGGGCACGCCGACTACGTGAAAAACATGATCACCGGTGCTGCCCAGATGGACGGCGCGATCCTGGTAGTAGCTGCGACTGACGGCCCAATGCCTCAGACCCGTGAGCACATCCTGCTGGGTCGTCAGGTTGGCGTTCCTTTCATCATCGTATTCATGAACAAATGCGACATGGTTGATGATGAAGAGCTGCTGGAACTGGTAGAAATGGAAGTTCGCGAACTGCTGTCCGCTTACGACTTCCCAGGCGACGACCTGCCGGTAATCCGCGGTTCCGCGCTGAAAGCGCTGGAAGGCGAAGCTGAGTGGGAAGCGAAAATCATTGAACTGGCCGAAGCCCTGGACAGCTACATCCCAGAGCCAGAGCGTGCGATCGACAAGCCGTTCCTGCTGCCAATCGAAGACGTATTCTCCATCTCCGGTCGTGGTACCGTTGTTACCGGTCGTGTTGAGCGCGGTATCATCAAAGTTGGCGAAGAAGTTGAAATCGTTGGTATCAAAGACACCGTTAAGTCTACCTGTACTGGCGTTGAAATGTTCCGCAAACTGCTGGACGAAGGCCGTGCTGGTGAGAACGTAGGTGTTCTGCTGCGTGGTATCAAGCGTGAAGAAATCGAACGTGGTCAGGTACTGGCTAAGCCAGGCTCCATCAAGCCACACACCCAGTTCGAATCTGAAGTGTACATCCTGAGCAAAGATGAAGGTGGTCGTCACACTCCATTCTTCAAAGGCTACCGTCCACAGTTCTACTTCCGTACAACTGACGTGACCGGTACCATCGAACTGCCAGAAGGCGTAGAGATGGTAATGCCAGGCGACAACGTGAACATGAAAGTCACCCTGATCCACCCAATCGCGATGGACGACGGTCTGCGTTTCGCAATCCGTGAAGGCGGCCGTACCGTTGGCGCAGGTGTTGTTGCTAAAGTTATCGCTTAA
- the rplJ gene encoding 50S ribosomal protein L10: MALNLQDKQAIVAEVSEVAKGALSAVVADSRGVTVDKMTELRKAGREAGVYMRVVRNTLMRRVVEGTPFECLKDTFVGPTLIAFSHEHPGAAARLFKEFAKANAKFEVKAAAFEGELIPAAQIDRLATLPTYEEAIARLMATMKEAAAGKLVRTLAAVRDQKEAA, encoded by the coding sequence ATGGCATTAAATCTTCAAGACAAACAAGCGATTGTTGCTGAAGTCAGCGAAGTAGCCAAAGGCGCGCTGTCTGCGGTTGTTGCGGATTCCCGCGGCGTTACCGTAGATAAAATGACTGAACTGCGTAAAGCAGGTCGTGAAGCTGGCGTTTACATGCGTGTTGTTCGCAACACCCTGATGCGTCGCGTAGTTGAAGGCACTCCATTCGAATGCCTGAAAGACACGTTTGTCGGTCCAACCTTGATTGCATTCTCTCACGAACACCCGGGCGCTGCTGCTCGTCTGTTCAAAGAGTTCGCGAAAGCGAATGCAAAATTCGAGGTTAAAGCTGCGGCCTTTGAAGGTGAGCTGATCCCAGCGGCGCAAATCGACCGCCTGGCGACGCTGCCAACTTACGAAGAAGCGATCGCACGCCTGATGGCAACCATGAAAGAAGCCGCTGCCGGCAAACTGGTTCGCACTCTGGCTGCAGTACGCGATCAGAAAGAAGCGGCGTAA
- the rplL gene encoding 50S ribosomal protein L7/L12, with product MSITKDQILEAVAAMSVMDVVELVSAMEEKFGVSAAAAVAVAAGPAEAAEEKTEFDVILKAAGANKVAVIKAVRGATGLGLKEAKDLVESAPAALKEGVSKDDAEALKKSLEEAGAEVEVK from the coding sequence ATGTCTATCACTAAAGACCAAATCCTGGAAGCAGTTGCCGCTATGTCCGTAATGGACGTTGTTGAACTGGTTTCCGCTATGGAAGAAAAATTCGGCGTTTCTGCTGCTGCTGCTGTAGCTGTTGCTGCTGGCCCAGCTGAAGCTGCTGAAGAGAAAACTGAATTCGACGTTATCCTGAAAGCTGCAGGCGCTAACAAAGTTGCTGTTATCAAAGCAGTACGTGGCGCTACCGGCCTGGGTCTGAAAGAAGCTAAAGACCTGGTTGAATCTGCTCCAGCCGCTCTGAAAGAAGGCGTGAGCAAAGATGACGCAGAAGCTCTGAAAAAATCTCTGGAAGAAGCTGGCGCAGAAGTTGAAGTTAAATAA
- the secE gene encoding preprotein translocase subunit SecE, translating into MSANTEAQGSGRGLEAAKWLIVAVLLVVAIVGNYYYRDLSLPLRALAVVLIIAVAGAVALMTTKGKATVAFAREARTEVRKVIWPTRQETLHTTLIVAAVTAVMSLILWGLDGILVRLVSFITGLRF; encoded by the coding sequence ATGAGTGCGAATACCGAGGCTCAAGGGAGCGGACGCGGCCTGGAAGCGGCAAAGTGGTTGATCGTCGCCGTTCTGTTGGTTGTGGCTATTGTCGGTAACTATTACTACCGTGATTTAAGCCTGCCATTGCGCGCGCTGGCAGTTGTGCTGATCATCGCCGTTGCAGGTGCAGTGGCTCTGATGACCACCAAAGGCAAAGCCACCGTTGCGTTTGCCCGCGAAGCGCGTACCGAAGTACGTAAAGTGATTTGGCCAACTCGTCAGGAAACGCTACACACCACGTTGATCGTTGCCGCGGTAACCGCCGTGATGTCACTGATTCTGTGGGGGCTGGATGGTATTCTGGTCCGTCTGGTGTCGTTTATTACTGGCCTGAGGTTCTAA
- the nusG gene encoding transcription termination/antitermination protein NusG — translation MSEAPKKRWYVVQAFSGFEGRVAQSLREHIKLHDMEELFGEVMVPTEEVVEIRGGQRRKSERKFFPGYVLVQMVMNDASWHLVRSVPRVMGFIGGTSDRPAPISDKEVDAIMNRLQQVGDKPRPKTLFEPGELVRVNDGPFADFNGVVEEVDYEKSRLKVSVSIFGRATPVELDFSQVEKG, via the coding sequence ATGTCTGAAGCTCCAAAAAAACGTTGGTACGTCGTTCAGGCGTTTTCCGGTTTTGAAGGTCGCGTAGCACAATCGCTGCGTGAACACATCAAACTGCACGATATGGAAGAGCTGTTCGGCGAAGTGATGGTGCCTACGGAAGAAGTGGTTGAAATCCGTGGTGGCCAGCGTCGCAAGAGCGAGCGTAAGTTCTTCCCTGGCTACGTGCTGGTACAGATGGTGATGAATGACGCCAGCTGGCACCTGGTGCGCAGCGTACCGCGCGTCATGGGGTTCATCGGCGGTACGTCTGACCGTCCTGCGCCAATCAGCGATAAAGAAGTGGATGCGATCATGAACCGCCTGCAGCAGGTTGGTGACAAGCCGCGTCCGAAAACGCTATTCGAACCGGGCGAGCTGGTGCGCGTCAACGACGGCCCGTTTGCCGATTTCAACGGCGTGGTCGAAGAAGTCGATTACGAGAAGAGCCGCCTGAAAGTTTCCGTTTCCATCTTTGGTCGTGCAACGCCGGTGGAACTGGACTTCAGCCAGGTTGAGAAAGGCTGA